One Terriglobales bacterium genomic window, GGCTGGATTCATCATCCACGTGTACATGGGCACCGCGATCGTGCGCGGAGGCTTCAGTTCCGTCATCCGCGGCGAAGTCTCCATGCCTTGGGCCAGGTTCCACCATCGCCTGTGGCTGGACAAGATCACCGCCGCGGAACCAGCGGCCAAGAAGTAGAGGTTTTCGACGGCCAGGGATTTTCTGATGCCGCGAAACTGCAAGTCGGAAGTGACGGGGTAGGGCGCGGCTTTAGCCGTGCCGTTGAGTGCCGTAAGTAGTCCGGCTTTAGCCGCTGAGGCTATTTGCAGGAGTCCCGTGGGGACTGCACGAAATCGGTTGACATGACTCGGCCCACCTGGGATCAACGCATCGGGCGCGCCGGCGAACTGGCCGAAGCTTATCCCTTCGCCTCTGAAGTCCTCGGCTTCTATACCGCCGTTGCCCGTTACCAGAAGGCGTTTTACGGATACATCGCCCAGGCCCGGGCGAAGTCGCAGCTTCATGCTTTCCGCGACCCGCTCGATACCGTTCTCCTGCGGCCGCGTTTTCCGGGATTCCTGAACGTCGTCAAAGAATCCGCACCGCTCGCACTTTCCGCAGCCGCCGAACAAATGGCAGCCGAAAAAGAGCCGCGTTGGGAAAAGCTGTTGTGCGATTTCTGGCAGCGCTCCGAGACGGCTGAATTGCCGTACGCCGACTCCTTCTTCGCCCGCGCCTTCCTTCAGCCCTACGCGGAGTTCCTTGCCGAGCGCCTGCCGGAACCGCCGCTCCACGGCAACGCCGCGACCTGC contains:
- a CDS encoding formate dehydrogenase accessory protein FdhE, which gives rise to MTRPTWDQRIGRAGELAEAYPFASEVLGFYTAVARYQKAFYGYIAQARAKSQLHAFRDPLDTVLLRPRFPGFLNVVKESAPLALSAAAEQMAAEKEPRWEKLLCDFWQRSETAELPYADSFFARAFLQPYAEFLAERLPEPPLHGNAATCPMCESEPVVGVLREEQLGAKRSFICSLCAHEWDFLRAICPGCGEDRNEALAVFTSEQFNHVRVEACDTCNTYIKTVDLTTNGLAIPVVDELATLPLTLWAQQHGYTKLQPNLMAV